A single window of Streptomyces sp. NBC_00464 DNA harbors:
- a CDS encoding ABC transporter substrate-binding protein encodes MAPLVMASAVACGGGSDQASEGTTLRVIVNITPNLTEKYWNDLFANYEKANPGVHVKLELTGTISADAKLRQDLAAGDPPDVSLQIVPTADTASLFTDLSDQPWLAKTPLADQYTIDGKHYVVGVGEQIQSLVFYSKAAFEKAGLDASKIQTMDQFTAAMGDLKDAGYKPLQSAGQWVTGSQFSMMADAGVLTADPEWTAKRNKGEGSFAKSGYLPYLQHYKNWIDKGYLEKSALGLTYADGQTAFLNGKSAMYIMGSFFVPAADAAKKSDDLGVFTMPTDGAHPSGQFGNMSNPYVVVNKSHHKAEAIKFVKWATTDPEAIKSQLASDGNLREGFTYPMSSLGTSVQQILDKAPSVLVQSGDSKPIAGFSDELNKQIQSLYTGSSPADAADGLDKWWNSQS; translated from the coding sequence GTGGCTCCCCTCGTGATGGCGTCGGCCGTCGCCTGCGGGGGCGGGTCCGACCAGGCCTCGGAGGGTACGACCCTCCGCGTCATCGTGAACATCACCCCGAACCTGACGGAGAAGTACTGGAACGATCTCTTCGCCAACTACGAGAAGGCCAACCCCGGTGTGCACGTCAAGCTCGAACTGACGGGCACGATCTCGGCGGACGCGAAGCTGAGGCAGGACCTGGCGGCGGGCGACCCGCCGGACGTCTCCCTGCAGATCGTCCCGACCGCCGACACCGCCTCGCTCTTCACCGACCTGTCCGACCAGCCCTGGCTGGCCAAGACGCCGCTGGCCGACCAGTACACCATCGACGGCAAGCACTACGTGGTCGGCGTGGGTGAACAGATCCAGTCGCTCGTCTTCTACAGCAAGGCGGCGTTCGAGAAGGCGGGGCTCGACGCCTCGAAGATCCAGACGATGGATCAGTTCACCGCCGCGATGGGTGACTTGAAGGACGCCGGCTACAAGCCACTCCAGTCGGCCGGACAGTGGGTCACGGGTTCACAGTTCTCGATGATGGCCGACGCGGGTGTGCTCACCGCCGACCCCGAGTGGACGGCCAAGCGCAACAAGGGTGAGGGCTCCTTCGCGAAGAGCGGCTACCTGCCCTACCTCCAGCACTACAAGAACTGGATCGACAAGGGATACCTGGAGAAGAGCGCCCTCGGACTCACGTACGCGGACGGACAGACGGCTTTCCTGAACGGCAAGTCCGCGATGTACATCATGGGTTCGTTCTTCGTACCCGCCGCGGACGCCGCCAAGAAGAGCGACGACCTCGGGGTGTTCACCATGCCGACCGACGGCGCACACCCGTCGGGCCAGTTCGGCAACATGTCGAACCCGTACGTCGTGGTCAACAAGTCGCACCACAAGGCCGAGGCCATCAAGTTCGTGAAGTGGGCCACCACCGACCCGGAGGCCATCAAGAGCCAGCTCGCCTCCGACGGAAACCTGCGCGAAGGCTTCACGTACCCGATGTCCAGTCTCGGCACCTCCGTGCAGCAGATCCTGGACAAGGCGCCGTCGGTGCTCGTCCAGTCCGGTGACAGCAAGCCGATCGCAGGCTTCAGCGACGAGCTCAACAAGCAGATCCAGTCCCTGTACACGGGCTCGTCCCCCGCGGACGCGGCGGATGGATTGGACAAGTGGTGGAACTCGCAAAGCTGA
- a CDS encoding acetylxylan esterase → MAHFDFPLDELESYRPALPEPDDFDAFWQQTLAQQEGFGLAATFDPVPNGLATIDTFDVTFAGYGGHPVRGWFHLPVTRTGPLPVVVEFLGYGSGRGAPHEIRLWADAGYAHFVMDTRGQGADTPDPDPASGDIAAPGFLTRGVLDPLRYYYRRLYTDAVRAVAAARTHPDVDPARVVVTGTSQGGGIALAAAGLVPDLVAAMPDVPFLCHFPRATTITDMPPYDEVTRFVKRHREHAATVARTMAYFDGATLARRANAPTLFSVGLMDRICPPSTVYAAFNHYGAQWDVDQSDKQIQVYPFNDHEGGGTAHEVVKLEWLADQLESSV, encoded by the coding sequence ATGGCACATTTCGACTTTCCCCTGGACGAGCTGGAGAGCTATCGCCCGGCTCTGCCCGAGCCGGACGACTTCGACGCCTTCTGGCAGCAGACACTTGCGCAGCAGGAGGGGTTCGGCCTCGCCGCGACGTTCGACCCGGTGCCCAACGGGCTGGCCACGATCGACACCTTCGACGTGACCTTCGCCGGGTACGGCGGCCATCCCGTGCGCGGCTGGTTCCATCTGCCGGTGACCCGCACCGGCCCGCTGCCGGTCGTCGTGGAGTTCCTGGGCTACGGCAGCGGCCGGGGAGCGCCGCACGAGATACGGCTGTGGGCCGACGCCGGCTACGCGCACTTCGTCATGGACACCCGCGGCCAGGGGGCCGACACCCCCGACCCCGACCCGGCGAGCGGCGACATCGCGGCGCCCGGCTTCCTCACCCGCGGCGTGCTGGACCCACTCCGTTACTACTACCGGCGTCTGTACACCGACGCGGTGCGTGCCGTCGCTGCGGCGCGCACGCACCCGGACGTCGACCCGGCCCGCGTCGTGGTCACGGGCACCAGCCAGGGCGGCGGCATCGCGCTCGCTGCCGCGGGCCTCGTCCCCGACCTCGTGGCGGCCATGCCGGACGTGCCGTTCCTGTGCCACTTCCCGCGCGCGACGACGATCACCGACATGCCGCCGTACGACGAGGTCACCAGGTTCGTGAAGCGGCACCGCGAGCACGCGGCCACGGTGGCCCGCACCATGGCCTACTTCGACGGTGCCACCCTGGCCCGGCGGGCGAATGCGCCGACGCTGTTCTCGGTCGGTCTGATGGACCGCATCTGCCCGCCCTCCACGGTGTACGCGGCGTTCAACCACTACGGCGCCCAGTGGGACGTCGATCAGTCCGACAAGCAGATACAGGTGTATCCCTTCAACGACCACGAGGGCGGCGGAACCGCCCATGAGGTAGTCAAATTGGAGTGGCTGGCCGATCAGCTGGAATCCTCGGTGTGA
- a CDS encoding GntR family transcriptional regulator, translating to MASNASGGFVSTLATNKDRFRKTLISDQVYDLLRQAVVEGDLAPNDRVVESEIARRLGVSQAPVREAVKRLAREGLFTHVPRRGHFVVEVSSRDAEYARQVREPLESLAAQLAAEHITEEQLAELDAQVERMHEAVATNDVSTFRDADIEFHSLVSQFAGNPFLARMWEVIEPSLRTLRAISDPLFDGDRGAMADEHGRLVALLRTREPGKAAQAFADHAAGRGPVPDTRETKPPRKKAAATKRTTSGKTAPKSN from the coding sequence ATGGCATCAAATGCTTCCGGTGGATTCGTCTCCACGCTGGCCACCAACAAGGACCGGTTCCGCAAGACCCTGATCTCGGACCAGGTGTACGACCTGCTCCGCCAGGCCGTTGTCGAAGGGGATCTCGCGCCGAACGACCGCGTGGTCGAGTCGGAGATCGCGCGGCGGCTCGGCGTGAGCCAGGCCCCGGTGCGCGAGGCGGTCAAGAGGCTTGCCCGTGAGGGCCTGTTCACGCACGTGCCGCGACGCGGCCACTTCGTCGTCGAGGTCTCCTCGCGGGACGCGGAGTACGCCCGTCAGGTGCGTGAGCCACTGGAGAGCCTTGCCGCGCAGCTTGCCGCGGAGCACATCACGGAGGAGCAGCTCGCCGAGCTCGACGCGCAGGTCGAGCGGATGCACGAGGCGGTCGCCACGAACGACGTCAGTACCTTCCGCGACGCCGACATCGAGTTCCACAGCCTGGTCAGCCAGTTCGCGGGAAATCCGTTCCTCGCCCGTATGTGGGAGGTCATCGAGCCGAGTCTGCGCACTCTTCGCGCCATCTCCGACCCGCTCTTCGACGGTGACAGGGGTGCGATGGCGGACGAACACGGGCGTCTGGTCGCACTGTTGAGGACAAGGGAACCCGGTAAGGCGGCCCAGGCGTTCGCCGACCACGCCGCCGGCCGGGGGCCCGTTCCCGATACGCGGGAGACGAAGCCGCCGCGCAAGAAGGCCGCCGCGACGAAGCGGACCACGTCCGGGAAGACCGCGCCGAAGTCGAATTGA
- a CDS encoding carbohydrate ABC transporter permease, producing the protein MVELAKLNAGLNDRSRRQARLRESAVSLGMMGPAVLLYTVMTVVPVGVAVYLSFTDWDGFSTASFTGLDNYKHLFDDPSSSDAWYVTALIAAVGTVLMVGLGLVYALALKGRSRSNSFFRAVAYFPHVISALILGYLWAAILGTNGAINNTLAKFGIEPVGFLFDEQFALISLIAVIVWAGFGFNVVLFVAALQTVPAELLEAAAIDGASKRQINLRIVIPMISPVVTVATVLNLVGLIRAYDIVVSLTGGGPAGSTQTFTYLILARSFEGTKVGYATAQAVFLMVVSAVLALLVTALRNRQDQAATS; encoded by the coding sequence GTGGTGGAACTCGCAAAGCTGAACGCAGGGCTGAACGACCGGTCGCGGCGTCAGGCACGACTCAGGGAATCGGCCGTCTCTCTCGGGATGATGGGTCCGGCCGTCCTCCTCTACACCGTGATGACCGTCGTGCCGGTGGGAGTCGCTGTCTATCTCAGCTTCACCGACTGGGACGGCTTCTCCACCGCCTCGTTCACCGGGCTCGACAACTACAAACACCTTTTTGACGACCCCAGTTCGTCGGACGCCTGGTATGTGACGGCACTGATCGCCGCGGTCGGCACGGTTCTCATGGTGGGCCTGGGGCTCGTGTACGCGCTTGCGCTCAAGGGACGTTCGCGCTCGAACTCCTTCTTCCGGGCCGTCGCCTACTTTCCGCACGTCATCAGCGCCCTGATCCTCGGGTACCTGTGGGCGGCGATCCTGGGCACCAACGGAGCCATCAACAACACACTCGCCAAGTTCGGAATCGAGCCGGTCGGGTTCCTCTTCGACGAGCAGTTCGCGCTGATCTCACTGATCGCCGTGATCGTATGGGCGGGATTCGGCTTCAACGTCGTCCTGTTCGTGGCCGCCCTGCAGACCGTGCCCGCCGAACTGCTGGAGGCGGCGGCGATCGACGGGGCCTCCAAGCGACAGATCAATCTGCGCATCGTGATCCCCATGATCTCGCCCGTGGTGACCGTGGCAACGGTGCTGAACCTGGTGGGGCTCATCCGGGCCTACGACATCGTGGTCAGCCTCACCGGCGGCGGTCCGGCCGGATCGACGCAGACATTCACCTATCTCATTCTCGCCCGGTCCTTCGAGGGCACCAAAGTCGGTTACGCGACCGCGCAGGCGGTGTTCCTGATGGTGGTGTCCGCAGTGCTCGCCCTCCTCGTGACGGCGCTGCGCAACCGCCAGGACCAAGCAGCGACAAGTTAG
- a CDS encoding right-handed parallel beta-helix repeat-containing protein, which produces MVAVGHPAAAHPVKSQAGTTYYVSPSGRDAAGGKTAESPFRHIQKCADVMVPGDTCLVLSGTYEETVVPARSGSAQLPITYRAAPGAKVTVSGASRIGGFAPVTAADVTEIAATDPFAADSAFSGAVADGHIYSTDVDLGPDVTTVQVFTDKRMGIEAQWPYPGLDLLAPTLQYAGAGSADATVADAALTRPAGYWDGGRALTGYWYVSATTTVKSSAVGSVTLDAASPCVHKVVPKETRYALSGKIGELAHPGEWFYDPVAKRLYVYGTDDPDTHTVEAKRRTLGFDLTNASHTTVDGIGLFATTIATGPSSTGVTLDGIQGQYLSHYTDITRGATDCGSTVTRGVGDSGIIVDGTRNKIVNSDLSLSAGNGIALRGQNNTATDNVIHDVDYMGTYAAGIAVQGNSQTVTHNTISRVGRSGINLQWNEVAGLTPGKDLIAYNDISGYARMSLDVAAIYTCCSAWMMGTSIDHNVLHDPAPATTSTTFGISGIYADNGQSDLVIANNVGWGNREGTVMLNGLGTGSHDNGVYNNTGGMTLFYVKEPGQSTGTRIYNNLGTIRGLTGATDGGLVLSNNLPPETDPLFVDAANHDYRLTAGSPARNMAIALPGINDGSTDPAPSLGAYQYGAPVWTAGARR; this is translated from the coding sequence ATGGTGGCGGTCGGCCATCCTGCCGCCGCCCATCCCGTAAAATCCCAGGCGGGCACCACCTATTACGTGTCGCCGTCCGGCCGGGACGCGGCCGGAGGCAAGACCGCCGAGTCCCCGTTCCGGCACATCCAGAAGTGCGCCGATGTGATGGTGCCGGGCGATACCTGTCTGGTGCTCTCCGGCACCTACGAAGAGACGGTGGTGCCGGCCCGCTCCGGCAGCGCCCAACTGCCCATCACCTACCGCGCCGCGCCGGGTGCGAAGGTGACGGTCAGCGGCGCGTCGAGGATCGGCGGATTCGCGCCGGTCACCGCCGCCGATGTCACCGAGATCGCCGCCACCGACCCGTTCGCCGCGGACTCGGCCTTCAGCGGTGCGGTGGCCGACGGGCACATCTACAGCACGGACGTGGACCTCGGCCCGGACGTGACCACCGTGCAGGTGTTCACCGACAAGAGGATGGGCATCGAGGCCCAGTGGCCCTACCCCGGCCTCGACCTGCTCGCCCCCACGCTCCAGTACGCCGGCGCGGGCAGCGCGGACGCCACCGTCGCCGACGCGGCCCTGACCCGCCCGGCGGGGTACTGGGACGGCGGGCGCGCCCTGACCGGTTACTGGTACGTCTCGGCCACCACCACGGTCAAGAGCTCCGCCGTCGGCTCGGTGACGCTGGACGCGGCTTCGCCGTGCGTCCACAAGGTCGTGCCGAAGGAGACCCGGTACGCCCTGTCCGGAAAGATCGGCGAACTCGCCCACCCGGGCGAGTGGTTCTACGACCCGGTCGCGAAGCGCCTGTACGTGTACGGCACCGATGACCCGGACACCCACACCGTCGAGGCCAAGCGGCGCACCCTCGGCTTCGACTTGACGAACGCCTCCCACACGACGGTCGACGGCATCGGTCTGTTCGCCACCACGATCGCCACGGGCCCCTCCAGCACGGGCGTCACGCTGGACGGCATCCAGGGCCAGTACCTCTCGCACTACACGGACATCACCCGGGGCGCGACGGACTGCGGCAGCACGGTGACGCGGGGCGTCGGCGACAGCGGCATCATCGTCGACGGCACCCGGAACAAGATCGTGAACAGCGACCTCTCGCTGAGCGCCGGGAACGGCATCGCGCTGCGCGGGCAGAACAACACCGCCACGGACAACGTGATCCACGACGTCGACTACATGGGCACCTACGCGGCGGGCATCGCCGTACAGGGCAACAGCCAGACCGTCACGCACAACACCATCTCCCGGGTCGGACGCAGCGGGATCAACCTCCAGTGGAACGAGGTCGCCGGCCTCACCCCGGGCAAGGACCTGATCGCGTACAACGACATCTCCGGCTACGCCCGGATGAGCCTGGACGTCGCCGCGATCTACACCTGCTGCAGTGCCTGGATGATGGGCACGTCCATCGATCACAACGTGCTGCACGACCCGGCGCCGGCCACGACCTCCACCACCTTCGGGATCTCCGGAATCTACGCGGACAACGGCCAGAGCGACCTCGTGATCGCGAACAACGTGGGCTGGGGCAACCGGGAGGGCACGGTGATGCTGAACGGCCTGGGAACCGGGTCGCACGACAACGGCGTCTACAACAACACCGGCGGAATGACGCTGTTCTACGTGAAGGAACCGGGGCAGTCGACCGGCACCAGGATCTACAACAACCTCGGTACGATCCGGGGCCTGACCGGCGCCACCGATGGCGGGCTCGTCCTCTCCAACAACCTTCCCCCGGAGACCGATCCGCTGTTCGTCGACGCGGCGAACCACGACTACCGGCTCACCGCCGGCTCACCGGCTCGCAATATGGCGATCGCTCTTCCCGGGATCAACGACGGGTCCACGGATCCGGCCCCGAGCCTGGGCGCCTACCAGTACGGGGCACCCGTGTGGACTGCGGGCGCCCGACGCTAG
- a CDS encoding carbohydrate ABC transporter permease has translation MVVLEAEVRERPKAAPAKGEDARDTERKEPRSPVRWALLGVLFVIMIVPVYLLMVNAFKSQQDILDNPFSIPLNGLTFEHMSAAINSPQFNVIDGYGFTLFLVVLVDVLCIVLAGPAAYAIARSLKRRTQLVLLYFLAGTFIPGAAVIIPVIYVLREIGLANTVTGLVAHDVASTLPVSIFLFVGFIRTIPVDIDNAATIDGAGRYRTFWSIIFPLMRPAVVTVLILNSIGIWNDFISPQNLLSPSSGHYTVTTAVYAGISQYSTDLTKVFPNLLLAIAPVVIFFIYMQRHIISGLTVGAVKG, from the coding sequence GTGGTCGTACTGGAAGCAGAGGTCCGCGAGAGGCCGAAGGCCGCGCCGGCCAAGGGTGAGGACGCGCGTGACACGGAGCGCAAGGAGCCCCGGTCACCCGTGCGGTGGGCCCTGCTCGGTGTGCTCTTCGTCATCATGATCGTGCCGGTCTACCTGCTCATGGTGAACGCCTTCAAGTCGCAGCAGGACATCCTCGACAACCCCTTCTCCATCCCGCTGAACGGGCTGACCTTCGAGCACATGTCAGCCGCGATCAACAGCCCGCAGTTCAACGTCATCGACGGCTACGGCTTCACACTGTTCCTCGTCGTGCTCGTGGACGTGCTGTGCATCGTGCTCGCCGGCCCCGCCGCGTACGCGATCGCGCGCAGCCTCAAGCGGCGTACGCAGCTGGTCCTGCTGTACTTCCTGGCCGGCACCTTCATCCCGGGCGCCGCCGTGATCATCCCGGTGATCTACGTGCTGCGCGAGATCGGTCTGGCCAACACCGTCACCGGCCTGGTCGCCCACGATGTCGCCTCCACGCTGCCGGTGAGCATCTTCCTGTTCGTCGGCTTCATCCGCACCATCCCGGTGGACATCGACAACGCGGCGACGATCGACGGCGCGGGCCGCTACCGGACGTTCTGGTCCATCATCTTCCCGCTGATGCGCCCTGCCGTCGTCACGGTGCTCATCCTCAACTCGATCGGAATCTGGAACGACTTCATCTCCCCGCAGAACCTGCTCAGCCCGTCCTCCGGGCATTACACGGTCACGACCGCGGTCTACGCCGGCATCAGCCAGTACTCGACCGATCTGACGAAGGTGTTCCCCAACCTTCTGCTCGCCATCGCCCCCGTCGTCATCTTCTTCATCTACATGCAGCGCCACATCATCAGCGGTCTCACCGTGGGCGCCGTGAAGGGATGA